Within Capra hircus breed San Clemente chromosome 7, ASM170441v1, whole genome shotgun sequence, the genomic segment TGCAGTAAGAGCCCTCCTCACCAGGTACCTTAGAAGAGCACAGGGTTTCCTCTGGCGGTTCAGGAGGTCAGAGGCCCAGAGTGGAGCCACAGCTGGTTCCATCCTGAGGCTCCTGGAGCATGGCCAAGCACAGGGCATCAGAACAAGTCACTTTTTCTTCAGAGTTTCACAGACTCGTGTCTGGGAGATGCTCTAACTAGGAaccatttaaaattctgaaacaatTGAATCTAGTTGAATGCTTACTTCTGGGGGCATTGGGCTTTACCTGCTCACATCTTAACAGAGAAGCTTTGCACCTTTATCCATAAGGGAGTCTCCTATGAGGTCCCTGCCAGCTTGGGTGGTGCTGGGCTGCTCCTGTGTAATGTACCCTGAAGACGGGTCAGTAACAGCAGCCGCCTGCCCACCAGCTGCCCCACCACCCCTGTTCTGATGCAGACATGAGTGTTCCATGCCTGCCCTGCTGTCCACCCCACTGTGCTTCCCCAATGTCATGTGTTGTCTGAACATCTTACACTTTGGCATCGTTCTGGGGACAGCATGCCTTGCTTCCCCTGTGAACTTTGCCGTGTTGTCCTGCGTACACCCCAGCTGCCACCTCACGGTCGACCCTTAAGGACTTTCCACGTCCTCACTGGTATATGCGCCACCAGTGGACTTTTCTGTGGGCGAGAAGGCTTGTGGGAGGACAGAGCCTTAAAGGCACAGGCGCCAGGCAGGGCTGTGCATGGCTGCCTGCTGCTCTGGGTGGGCTGTGTCGGGCCTACCTTCTGCTCCCTGCCCCCAAGTCAGATGGCTCTGTGCCCTGTGCTTTTGGccgtggctggctggctggctggccttCTGCCAGCGTTCTGCCTCCCTGGCTTCAGGGAGCTACGTGGTATGGCTTAAGCGTGggctgagccatgtgggaagcccaccCTTATCCAGCTCCCCAGACCTCACCATCCACgttccaggtcaggaagatcccaggcTCTGCACCCCACACCCCAGTTGGTGGCAGGACCTGCACGGAGGGACCCTCCAGGATCCTTGATTTGCTGCCAGAGCTTCTGTGCGGTCAGCCATAGACCTGGCCCTGGCAGGTTGTGGAAGGCTGGTTCTCTGCTCTTCCCTGCTGGCCCCAAGGGTCAAGGCCTGGGGTTAGGCAGTGGCCAGTCACCAGCTCAGGTGGCCGCTGCCGCACCAGCCTTCTCATGGCTGTTTCTCCTCTCCATTTCAGGGCTCGGTTATGACCCCTACAACCCTGAGCTGCCCAAGCCCCCCGCACAGAGGGAGAATGGCGTCCTGGGCAGAGGCATTGATTCCCACTCAGACATCCTGGAGCTGGAGTTGGTCAACCAGGCCATCGAGGCCGTGCGCTCTGAGGTGGAGCTGGAGCAGAGGCGCTACCAGGAGCTCCTGGAGACGGCCCGGGAGTGTGGTTCGGCTGAGGCCCCCGTCCTGGCACCTCATGGCCCTGCTGCCTGCCCCGCCACCAACCTGGACGGGGATGCCTTCCCACTGTCCTTCGATTACAACCCCAGCGGCCATGGCCTTTTGAGCCCCGATGCCAGCTATCAGCCCACCCCACTGGCTGCCACTGCTGAGCCTGGCTGCAAGTACTCACTGGCCTCGCCAGACCGGGCTCAGGGCCATGGTGGAGGGGGTGGCGGTGCCCTGGAGTATGTCCCCAAGGCCGTGGGCCAGCCCCGGCGGTACGGCCGCCCTGTCTCCAGCAGTAAGTACGTGGTGGACAACTCAAAGCCGTCTACAGACCTGGAGTATGACCCCCTGTCCAACTTCTCTGCCCGCCTGCTTAGCAGGGCCAGCACCAAGGACGAAAGGGCCCCCAAGCGGCCCCGGAGCTCCCGTGGCAGCGAGCCCTACACACCTGCACCCAAGAAGCCCTGTGACCCCTTTGGCAGCTGTGATGCCAGGTTCTCGGACTCGGATGATGATGCTGTTGTCGCTCCGGGTGACAAACCCGTCACCACCAGCCCCCCAAGAGCTCAAGGGGGCGCTGAGAGCAAGGCCCCGGGGAAGCCGGGCTCCAGGGAGGGCCCTGAACTGGAGGAGGGCAGCCTTCGGGAGACCAAGGAGATGGCGGTGCAGTGTGACGTGGAGGATCTCGGGCCACCTCCTCGGAGCCCAGGCAGGCCACCCCTGGCTAAGCCCAGCTCACCAGCCAGGGCTGCACCAGAGCGCAGCAGCCCCAAGGAGGGGAGGCCTAAGAAGAAAAGTGGGGTGCCACCCACCGCCAGCCACAAGGACAGTGTCCGGAAGACAGATAAGGGCAAGGATGGTGCACGAGGGAGGCCTGCTGAGAAGCCCGCTGCAGACAGGAGGGGCCCGCAGGCCGGCAGCCCCTGGCACAAGGCAGAGCGGCCCCAAGGGACCAAGAAAAAGCCATCTTCAGCCACTCTAGTGGCCAGCTCAGGGAAAGGCCAACCTGAACGGCCAGGACCGCTGCCGAGCCCCACACAGGGGGCAGCCCGCCAACTGTCAGATAGGATAGCTGGGAAGACCCTGTCAGGGAAGCTGGCAGAGAGGAAGGCCCGCTCGCTGGACGAGGGTGCCCCCCGGGACGCCCCCAAGCTGCCCAGGCGGACCCTGAGCCACGCCGAGCTCTTCGGGGATGAGAGTGAGGACGAGGACCCGCGGCCCCAGGCGCCGGCCACCCGGCCTCCCGCTCCCCCCAGCCTCAGCTCTAGCTCAGACTCGGACTCAGACTCGGACTCCAGCCTGGGTCTGTCCGCTGCGCGGGGGCCGCCCAAGCGCCTCAaggcctccccgccccccccctcctcctcctcctcctcctcctcctcctcggggGCGGGCTCTGACGTGGACTACtcggccctggagaaggaagttgaCTTTGACTCCGACCCCATGGAAGAGTGCCTGCGCATCTTCAACGAGTCAACGGCCGTCAAGACTGAGGACAAGGGCCGCCTGGCCCGGCAGGTGAGGGCAGGCAAGCCAGGCACCTCCCTGACTCCTGTGACCAGAGTCCCGGCACCCAATGGAGACGGCTTTCTCAGCGTCAGCCTCTCAACTTATTCATAATTCAGACCCCTGGATGGCTAACACTTGCCCGCTCCTGATCCTGCTTCTCCCCTGCCTCTCTCACCTTTTCCATATTCCTTGCagtcccccttcccctcctttcccctctccttctCAAACCCCCAAACTCAGCCAGCCTCCACCTTTTTGGTTTCCTGCTGCAGTGTCCCCACCTCACCACCAGAGGGAGCTTTGCTCTGAACGAAGCTGGCACAGCCAGTCCCACAGGCAACCTGCAGCTGCGGGGGGATCCCTAGTGGGACCCTtgccccaccccctgctcccccCTCCTTAGTGCCCTTCCCTGTTCCTGGCCCTGTGcctttctcatttcttccttcattccCACAATTGTGAACCTGCACCGGTCCctgtggtgggtgggtggaagtATGGGCTGGGTGGTCTGCAGAACTCACCCTCTGGGGGCCTTGAGAGATGGGCCCAGGTGCCAAGTCTATGTCCTCACCTGGAGGCAGGGCCTGTGCACATTCTAGGGGGAGGTGAGAACCCTGAAACCCCTTCTCCAGCTAGGCAGCCAGTTAGTGTCTTCTCACCTGCTCCTGTCTCAGGCCTGGGTTTACCCCAGGCCAGGACGAGTGAGAGGAGCTGTGGCTGGTGTGGGGGGTGCTCACTGAGGGACAGATCTGTGTCTCAGCCCCCCAAGGAGGAGAAGACTGAGGACAAGGGGCATTCAGGCCTGACCACGCTGTTTCCCGGGCAGAAGAGGAGGATTTCTCACCTCTCCAAGCAAGGCAAGGAGGTAAGTGTCTGCCTCTGGGTCTTGAGGGAATGGGCACCCATCTACAGAGGTAGGGCCTCCTCACGCTCCCTTGCTGCTGGGGGCCTCTGGCTCTGCTCGTGCCCTGCAGAGAAGTTCTTGGGACCCACATCCGGTCATCAAGGTGTGCTTAGTGCTAGGGGGCAGAGCACGGAGCGTGGTAAGCCAGGTGAGGGCAGCCCTCCAGCAGGGTCACACTGCCCAGCCCCAGTTTGGAGGTGGTCTGTTTTCCTGGGCAAGTGCTGCCACATCTCTGAGCCTAGGGTTCTTCCCTTGTCGTGTACAGACAGGATCAGTTGTCAGTCACCGTGGGGCTGGTCAGTGAGCTAGCACTTGGAAGACTGGGGcagaagagagaaatggaggTGATCCACTCACCAGTCCCTCTGCACCCCGCTGGGCATTCTGAAAATACCGTTCAGAGAAGATTGGATCGAGTAGTATATACTCTAACGGGTGGGTGGGAACACACAGCCTGTGTCTACAGAAGGGCTGAGGGGACTGGGCACGCAGAAGccagcagggcagggctgggtggggccGGGGAGAGTGGAGCATCATGGTGAATTTGAGTGCTGAAGTGCCAAGGTGGTTCCTGCCTGGGTATGAGCACACTTGGGAGGAAACCTAGCTGGTTCTCTCCACGTGGTCAGCAGACTCAGATGAAGGCCAGCTGCTTCTCTCCAGGGCACCTGCCCGCCCTGGAGAAGGTCCCTGGGCTGGCCTGCCCCATCCTGCAGTGCTGCCTCTGATGCCCTGGAAGGCCTGCTCTGGCCTCTGACCCAGAGCGTCTTGGGCTTGAAATTCTTCACCCAGGCGGAGCCCATGAGGAGAGGCCCTGCGCCCCCTGCCCGGCCCCCGACCGCCCAGGAGGTGTGCTACCGACGGGCCCAGCAGGCGCAGAGGGAGTCAGCTGGCTGGCTCCAGGCCGCCCAGCAGCTGGGTGAGAAGCCCAGCTCTGTCCACATCTCGGCCCCAGGAGAGAAGCGGAGGATTGCCCATGTCCCCAACCCCCTCCTGGCTGCAGGTGggtcccagaggctggggaatgCTGCCACCAGCAGGGAGAGCCCCGGCCTGGCTCCTGCTCtgccggggcggggggtggggtgggggttgggggcggtTGTGGCCTTGAGCGGTGCTGGCTGGATGTCTATGCTTATCTGTGAAGGAGCCCTGTTGCTAGTGGGAGGTGCCTGGCAGGGCTACCCTGGGGAGTCCGAGGGTGGCTTCCTCCCTTCACTGTCTATCCTCAGACTGAGAGTGACTCTTCACGCCTTGCCTGCTGGCCTGGTCTAGGAGGCTCCCACCCAGGTGTGGCACCTCACAAGGTGTTAATGAGGGAGTGGCTCTGGAGGCCCTCAACCCTCCAGTCAAACCAGTGGATGGGGGGGCGGGGTTGGGGCTGGGTTTCCTCCTCTCCCACCCTGAGGCTACTGTCCTCTGACTTGGGCTCGTCTTAAAGCTGTTACACCCCAGTGGTCTGATAAGCATGGGGCTTAGGCATGCAGAAAGAGCAGGGCTGTGCAGCCTCTGAAGGCTCATCCAGATGCAGAGAGTTCGGCTTCCCTGGGTGGGAGACCCTGCTGTCTGACCAACTCCCTGGGTGTCCTTGCTGCTGCTTCCAAACCCCTCCAAGAGCCAGCCCTGAGGAGACAGCTCCAAGTGTCTGAAGGCTCCTTAGGTTTCCTGGTGCTAGAGCCTCCCATAGGAAAAGCCCTCGGTGTTCCTGGCCCTCCCCACAGGGTGCCTGAGGTGGAGCTCCCAGCAGTCATGTAGTCCATCTCCAGCAGGGCACGAGGGGGCCGGAAGGGAGAGAGCACTGAACCGTGGCCCTGAGGGGCACATTCAGAAGCCTAACCTTGCTCTCGGCTGTCTGGTCATCTCCGATGACTTAGTACAGTTCTGTGGCGGCGTCACCGCCTGCACTCTGGTGGCAGGGCGGTTCCCCCAAGCCTCAGGGGGACTCACCTGCCGATGCCTCCTACTCTACATGACCCTGAAAGCGCTCCTGTCACTGAGAAGTGTGCATCCTTAGAGACGCGGCTGGTGGGGAGCTCCCCTCCCTCATGGCTGAGCCTGGTGTGGGCAGGCTTGGGTCACTGCTCTGTCGGCGCCTTGGTGGTCTCACTCTGTCCCGatgccccttccccagcctcactGCCAGCTGCTGCTCCGCCTGGGGCCCTTGGAGACAGCCCTGCTGGCGGCCCCCTCCTCTGTCTGGTTTGTGACCTCATCAAAGGGAGCGGCAGAACACTGGGGCAGCTGCAGGCAGCCGGCTGGTCACAATGAGCGGGCTGGGGGCGACCCGCATGCTCTGGTGCTCAGCCCGGGAGCCAGGGCCTTTTGTCCCTCACACTTCCATGCCTTGGAGTCGGGGGCCGGAACATGTGGCAGAGGCTCCCTGCACCCCCCACCACTCGCCGCACCACCCTGGCGGTGACCTTGCCTGAGCCGGCCTCTGAAGCCCCATTTTCGCCCCCGCCCCCTCGATGGACTTACCTGAAAGCCGATAGAGCCTGATGTCATTTCACAGCCCTCGGGCCCGACCCCGGCCCCTTCCTCTGTGCTCCCAGATGCATGTCCTGCTGGCGCTCCACGGCCGCGGCCGCCTGGTGCTTTGCAGCTCGGTGATGGGCGTGCTGTCCTCCTGCTCTCACGGCCCCTGTCCCCCCACAGCCCCCACAGGCGCCAAGAGGACCCTCTCGGCCAGCAGCAGCCAGCACCCCAACGGCCCCGAGCCAGGCAGCCAGCCCCTGAAGACACGCACATTGTCGGGCATGGCAtccaaaaccaccaccaccgtgGCCCCCAAGCGTGTGGCGCACAGCCCGTCCTTACAGGTGAGCCCTCTGTACTGCCTGCTGGCTCCCTTTAACTGAGTCGACCCTGAGCTGGGTCAGGCCAGGGTCAGGTGGGAACAAGCATGCCACCCTCTGCTGATCTCTGTTTCTCTAGAGTTTAAAGAAGCCCATTATCCCAAAAGAGTTTGGGGGCAAAGTCCCCACTGTCATCCGCCAGCGGTATCTCAACCTGTTTATTGAAGAGTGCCTCAAATTTTGCTCTTCTAACCAGGAAGCCATAGAGAAGGTGCGTGGTGAGGGTGGGAGAGTGGGGGCATGTTGGGAGGCGGGGCCGGGTGGGGCTGAGTCCATGTTCTCCCACAGGCGCTCAACGAGGAGAAGGTAGCCTACGACCGCAGCCCCAGCAAGAACATCTACCTGAACGTGGCTGTGAACACCCTCAAGAAGCTGCGCGGCCTGGGCCCGGGTGCTGGAGCTGGTCTCAACAGTAAGTCGTGTCCGGAAGACCCAGGCCTCGGCCTTCAGCAGCCCCCCTCCCGTCAGGAGGCTGTCAGACagaggctctgctgtccctggttGTCTGGCTCCTGGGGAGGGTGATGTTGGCCCTGCGCCCTCAAAAGAGCCTCTTCTCACTGTTAACCGTCCCCCTCAGTGAGCTGTGGGGCCGCTGCTAATGGGGGGGCCTCTTCAAAAGCTTGAGGCAGGAGAATGCTTCCTAAGCTTCTTAAAGGATGCATTAGCGCCTTCTGCACTTCCGTCTGCCGCAGGCCAGCCCCCTCCTCTTCCCATATGGAGGTCTTGCCCTTCCCTTCTGAGCAGCGAAGAccccagggagggggaggggcttcCAGGCAGCCTACTGGTCCCCAAAAAGTTAGGGTCACAGGAGGTCAAGCTGTTCCCTTCTTTGGGGAGCGGGGCacttggaaggactcatgctgaactGTGTTCACTACCCTCTTCCAGAAACCAGCGGCCGGAGGGTGGTGTCCCATGAAGTGGTGCTGGGGGGCAAGTTGGCTGCCAGGACCAGCTTTTCACTCAGCCGCCCTAGCAGCCCCCGTGTGGAGGATCTGAAAGGTGAGGCTGGCTCCTGCAGGGCTGCCCCGGCAGCtctcagccccctttcccagggCCCTGGTGTGGCCCCAGTGTGGCCACGGGCTGACCGCCTCTCCCATGTCCCCAGGGGCCGCCCTGTACAGCCGCCTCAAGGAGTACCTGCTCACGGAGGGCCAGCTCAAGGAGAATGGCTACCCTTTCCCGCACCCCGAGAAGCCTGGTGGCGCCGTCATCTTCACAGCTGAGGAGAAGAAACCCAAGGACTGTGAGTACCTCCTGCACCACCGCCCTGGGGTTGGGGTGCTGGGGAGGGGGCCGTCTGTGGACAGGGAGTGTTATAGCCAACGGGTATGGACACAGAGTTCAGGGCCAGGCAGGCTGGCCTGATgcacctcccccccacccccccacccggTAGCCTCCTGCAGGATCTGCTGCCGCTGCGGCGCCGAGTACCTCGTGTCTTCCTCTGGCCGCTGTGTGCGAGAGGAGGAGTGTTACTACCACTGGGGGCGGCTCCGCCGGAACCGAGGTGAGACCCCTGCCGGCCTGGGCTGGGCTGGTCACCTGCTCTGATTGTTTGTAACTTGTTTTCCACTGTGgtttttatggaaaaaataatacaaaggcCTTTCTGTGACAGCATTCATAAAAGGAAGgtctccagccccacccaccgGGTACCCTTTCCACCCCTGTTGCCTTTGAAGAACAGGGGCAGTTTGGCCCAAGGGAACCAAGGCTTCATCCTGTCTTGTGGCTGCTTGCTTCCTTTTGTCGCCAGTGTGGCCATTTCCCACTCACGGGCACATACAGGGCTCCTTAAGTTCTGCCTGCTGACTGCCCTAGACCCTCTCTGGGTGAGCAAGCCTCCCTGGGGCTACACCAAGCTCGTCGTCACTGCCTAGTGAGGAGAACTGGTGCTGGGTGAGGTGGGATTATGGGGTCCGCCAGGTGTCTCAGCCCCTCACGCCCTGCTTGGGCCTGGTGCCCCTCTAGGGAAGAGGCTTGGGAAGCCCCTGCCCACCAGGCAGACTGGGTGTGGTGGACTGGGCCGGGGTGTTGGCTGGACCTGCTTGACTGCATCTGTTTGTAGTGGCCGGTGGCTGGGAGACTCAGTACACGTGCTGCTCAGCTGCCATAGGCTCTACCGGCTGTCAGGTCGCCAAGGTAAGTGTCCTGGGTCATTCCTTGTCCTGGGGAGCACTGGCCCTaagcctctgttttcccatccttGATTTTCCCGCCTGATGTGGAGACCATGGGTAAAGGACAGTCCGTGACTGCTGCCAGCACAGCCCAGCCCCTGAGCCCAGCCTTGCCCTTCCGAGCCTACCGCCTGatcttcccttcctcccaccccaagcAACATGTGCAGGATGGCCGGAAGGAAAACTTGGAAGGGTTCGTGAAGACTTTTGAGAAAGAGCTTTCAGGAGATGCGCATCCAGGAGTCTACGCCCTCGACTGTGAGATGGTGAGTGAGCCTGGCTACCCTGGACTTCCTCAGCCCTCGGGGGGCTTGCTGCCCGGGAGGGGCTTCCCAGTCCCTCTTGCAGAACCTTGGGCCTGTGCTGGCGTCAGAAGAAGAGGGTGTCTGGCAGTGAGTCCATCTCCCTGCCGAGCTCATATCACAGCCTGGCCAGCACCTGAGCCTGAGGGCCTGGTGCACAACACAGCCCCTGGCTCAGCTTTGGCGCGGGGAGGGGACCCATGTTCTTATCTCCCTCTGACcccccagagaagcccctggaAGGCCTCTGGCATGGGTTCCGTATCTAAAAGTGGGGCCTGAGTTGCCGCCTATGGGGCTCAGGGACCCTGGGCTGTGGAGCGGGAAGTGCTGTCAGGATCCTCCGTCTGAGGCATGTCCCCTGGCCCCGCAGTCCTATACCACGTACGGCCTGGAGCTGACGCGCGTCACAGTGGTGGACACGGATCTCCAGGTTGTGTACGACACCTTTGTCAGGCCAGACAACGAGATTGTCGACTATAACACTAGGTGCGTGCTCTCTGCCCATTCCCCACCACGGCCCAACCCTCTGCCTGCAGCCCAGTCCCTGTCTGGCCCCAGGTTGGGGCCTCCCAGCTCCATAACGCCTCCTTCCTCCCGCCCAGGTTTTCAGGAGTGACCGAGGCTGACCTTGCAGACACGAGCATCTCACTCCGGGATGTCCAGGCTGTGTTGCTTAGCATGTTCAGCTCAGACACCGTCCTCATCGGTCACAGTCTGGAGAGTGACCTGCTGGCCTTGAAGGTACCCTGTCCCCTCCGTCCTGGTTCCCAGAAGGCGGCTGGGGCCCATTGTTCTCAATCCAGGAAGGGAGCTGTGGAATCTGAGGCCAGGCCCCGGCGTGCCCTCTGGGACCCTCTCTGACCGTCTGTCCACCCACCTGCAGGTCATCCACAGCACCGTGGTGGACACGTCTGTGTTATTCCCGCATCGCCTGGGCCTCCCCTACAAGCGCTCCCTGCGGAATCTCATGGCCGACTACCTCAGACAGATCATCCAGGACAATGGTGAGTGCTGGGGCGCGGGCACATGGGGGCCCTGGGGCTAGGGGGCTGCGGGCTCCCGGCCCTGACACCTGCATTTGCCTGCAGTGGACGGGCACAGCTCCAGCGAGGATGCCAGTGCCTGCATGCACCTGGTGATCTGGAAGATCCGAGAAGACGCCAAGACCAAGCGGTGACCGCCGCCTGCCCGCCCACTCGCCTCTCCCACAGCCCCGGCCCGTCCTCTACCCCAGGCCTCTTCCAAAACAGTGCAATAAATCTCGAGAGCTAACCCTGTCCACGTCGCCGAGACACAGAAAACCAAGAGAACCAGACGAGCTGGCGGCAGAGAGCCCAGCGCCGAGACCGACCCTGGAGCCCTGAGCCCCTCCGCCCCTGCCCATCCCCAcctctgcccctgacctctgTCCTCTGAGACTGCTGCTGACTCCACGGGCGGGGCTGGCCTGCCACTCCCACAGGCCCTGCTGGTGCCCCTTCTTGTGGGTGGAGGGTGCGGGGGTGGCAGGCTTGTCAAGGGTTTGTTTGTGACAGgggtttgtctttttattttgtattgttatttttattattttgaatttaaaccTGATGACTTGACAGTTGTCTTCCCACCCGGAGGAGAAAGACCCCGGTGCTGCCTTCcctcctggggggtgggggtggagctgGGAGTGCAGCCGGCGCCCCAAAGGCCACCAGGACCTAGGAGTTCCACCTAGCCTGGGCCTGGACAGTGGGATCTGGCCTCCTCAGCCTACCTGGACCCTGGGGCTTCTGGGAACCAATCCAGCCCCTCCATCAGCCCCCCCAGGCCTCACCTTCTGGAAACCCTAGGGCCTACTGGCCTCTGGACACTGTCTTCCCGCCAGAGCCCCGCCCTCCCCTGGGGGCTCTCTGTAAAGCCCCACAGCCCCACCTTCCAAGACCCCGTCCCCAACCCCCAGGCAGGGGCAGAATAAATGTTTGTATGGATTTTAGTGCTTGTGACATTTGGTGGTGGTCTTGGTGCCAGGTGTGGCTCTCCATGCACAGTGGAGGTCACTGTCACCCCTAGTCGGGGGCAGGTGTCAGGACCTTGCTCTCCCTCGTGGACCCAGGGCCCCATGCTTCCAGACCCTTCCCAGTGCTGGTGATTACAGCCAGCAGCCAAGAGTCAGGCCCCTGCCACCAGCCACTGACCATCCTGACCCTCTGGGACCCATTATGACCCATGTTCTAGTGACCTATTGactttccccccctttttttgaaCAAGGAGTGGTTTTCTAAATACAGGATGCAAGCATGTCTCCAAAGGACATTGctgtgtgggttccatccctctgcccgccccccaccccaccccagagcaTGAGTACCCCAGGGAAGCCTTGGGCTTTCGGATGCAGGGGAGGGGGTCAGGTTGGGAGTGGGACAAAAGCTTTCAGCTTGCCAAAACTGCTGGTTCACAGAGGCTGAAGAGCCTTTGCAAACCAGATTCTGCCTGCTTGGGAAACTGCTTTCCCTTTTGTCACTATGTGGGGAGGGGGAGTGCTGAATATCAAATGCCCTCTGCATAGGCCCACGCCTGGTGGTGGTGTCTCCTGGAGGCTGTTGGAGCAATTTGTCCAAGCCCCTCCCCAGGGTGTTTCTCAGTAAGCTCTGGATAGAGCTGGAAGAGCTGGACTCTGCTCAATGTGCAGGGCTCCCCAAGAAATGGTGGAGGCTGCTGCTCTGATGGGGCGGTCAGCTTCTGTGTGCTGTCTCCACTCCATCATTCACTCACCCAACATCAGTTTAGAAGGCAAGACAGGCAGGTACATTTGGCCTGTTCGGTCACAGCTGGCCAGAGGGAGCGACTGACTCCAAAGCTGGGAAGTACCTTCCTAATTTCTGTTCTTCAGAAGGTTctttaaaagaatatgaaaaacagcTTAATCACCTCCCCTGAACCCTCAAACTTGCCCCTCTTAAGAGGACCCTACCTTTAGTAGTGCCCCACACACACTGTCGCACCCTGGTCCAAGTACCCCACCTCTGGCCTGAATGCTGCCCAAGCCTCATTGCTGTCTCCTACCCCTGCCCCCTCCAGGAAGGCCCCTGGAGCCCTACCTGAGTGCTGAGTAGGCAAACTCCAGGCTGCAACCCTCTGTGCTGCTTCCTGGTAGGATGGTTTCAGTGGTTCTAACAGCCTTCCCCAGCCAGACGTCCAACACTCTACCTGTGCATAGGAGATGCTCACTGAATTGAAATCGGATGAATGaaagagctcaacattcagaaaacaaagatcatggcatgtggtcccaccacttcatgggaaatagattggggaaacagtggaaacagtgtcagactatttttttgggctccaaaatcactgcagatggtgaccagccatgaaattaaaagatgcttactccttggaagaaaagttatgaaaaacctagataatatattcaaaagcagacattactttgccgactaaggtccgtctagtcaaggctatggtttttcctgtggtcatgtatggatgtgagagttggactgtaaagaaggctgagcgctgaagaattgatgcttttgaagtgtggtgttggagaagacttgagaatcccttggactgcaaggagatcaaccctgggatttctttggatggaatgatgctaaagctgaagctccagtactttggccacctcatgcaaagggttgattcattggaaaagaccctgatgctgggagggattgggggcaggagaagaaggggatgacagaggataagatggctggatggcatcacggactcgatggatgtgagtctgagtgaactccaggagatggtgatggacagggaggcctggcatgctgtgattcatggagtcgcaaagagtaggacacaactgagcgactgaactgaactgaatgaaagagaACCCAGGCCCATGGCTCAGACTTAATTCCCGATTATCTAACACCCCAGCATCCTTCCTCTGCCTCTAGCCTCTCCCCAACCCTGTGGCCCCACCCAGCTTCAACCAGGTCCAACCCACCTCACCGAGTGCAATATTCCACCAC encodes:
- the REXO1 gene encoding RNA exonuclease 1 homolog: MLRSTGFFRAIDCPYWAGAPGGPCRRPYCHFRHRGARGPGAPGEGGAVSPAAGLGYDPYNPELPKPPAQRENGVLGRGIDSHSDILELELVNQAIEAVRSEVELEQRRYQELLETARECGSAEAPVLAPHGPAACPATNLDGDAFPLSFDYNPSGHGLLSPDASYQPTPLAATAEPGCKYSLASPDRAQGHGGGGGGALEYVPKAVGQPRRYGRPVSSSKYVVDNSKPSTDLEYDPLSNFSARLLSRASTKDERAPKRPRSSRGSEPYTPAPKKPCDPFGSCDARFSDSDDDAVVAPGDKPVTTSPPRAQGGAESKAPGKPGSREGPELEEGSLRETKEMAVQCDVEDLGPPPRSPGRPPLAKPSSPARAAPERSSPKEGRPKKKSGVPPTASHKDSVRKTDKGKDGARGRPAEKPAADRRGPQAGSPWHKAERPQGTKKKPSSATLVASSGKGQPERPGPLPSPTQGAARQLSDRIAGKTLSGKLAERKARSLDEGAPRDAPKLPRRTLSHAELFGDESEDEDPRPQAPATRPPAPPSLSSSSDSDSDSDSSLGLSAARGPPKRLKASPPPPSSSSSSSSSSGAGSDVDYSALEKEVDFDSDPMEECLRIFNESTAVKTEDKGRLARQPPKEEKTEDKGHSGLTTLFPGQKRRISHLSKQGKEAEPMRRGPAPPARPPTAQEVCYRRAQQAQRESAGWLQAAQQLGEKPSSVHISAPGEKRRIAHVPNPLLAAAPTGAKRTLSASSSQHPNGPEPGSQPLKTRTLSGMASKTTTTVAPKRVAHSPSLQSLKKPIIPKEFGGKVPTVIRQRYLNLFIEECLKFCSSNQEAIEKALNEEKVAYDRSPSKNIYLNVAVNTLKKLRGLGPGAGAGLNKTSGRRVVSHEVVLGGKLAARTSFSLSRPSSPRVEDLKGAALYSRLKEYLLTEGQLKENGYPFPHPEKPGGAVIFTAEEKKPKDSSCRICCRCGAEYLVSSSGRCVREEECYYHWGRLRRNRVAGGWETQYTCCSAAIGSTGCQVAKQHVQDGRKENLEGFVKTFEKELSGDAHPGVYALDCEMSYTTYGLELTRVTVVDTDLQVVYDTFVRPDNEIVDYNTRFSGVTEADLADTSISLRDVQAVLLSMFSSDTVLIGHSLESDLLALKVIHSTVVDTSVLFPHRLGLPYKRSLRNLMADYLRQIIQDNVDGHSSSEDASACMHLVIWKIREDAKTKR